In the genome of Cervus elaphus chromosome 5, mCerEla1.1, whole genome shotgun sequence, the window GTCTGGAGACATCTCCTGCCTGCCCCTCGCCCCCCTGAGCCATCCCCTGGGGTGGAGCCGTCCTGTCCCCACACTGGGCAGGATGCCCTCTTGTAGGCCTGACGCCACCCAGTGCACACCATTCCCCTCATTAAAATCTGAGAATGCGCCAGGGCTGGAGGCCGCTGTCCACAGGGGCTTTCAGCTGTTTGCTCTTCAGCTGAGCCTTCAAACCTGCAGACGGTAAAACACAATCCTCAGGAAAGGCACATGTGGACTCCCCTCTGGTCTCAGTCAGAGGATACCTGCCCAAGTCTGCCACCCATGGGAAGGACAGGCAAGACACGactagaaaaggcagaaatgctgaaaagatgctcagccaTGTTTGTAAGAAAAACATGTAAATGGGAATAAGTTACCTGCCTGTCCCAATACCCCGAGTGTCTCGGGGATCATTGCTGTCCCTCCGCACACCCCGGGGAGTGCCGCCACCCGCACTCAACAGCAGGCATTTGATCACAGACGTCAGAAGTACAGCAAGGTATCCTCTCACTGAGACTCCTGACACGAATATCCTACTTCTGCATGCTTGTCTCCAAGAAATAACTTGACATGTGCACTAAACTGTAAACACAGAATGTGCATTGAGGCTTTGTCCCAGGATTCaaaaaaatattaccaaaaaatgccttaaatggtaaaaaaaaaaaagaaaaagattatgtATGACTACACGTGTGTATGACTGGATGAATATATAAGAAAAACTTCACACTAAAgtgatttttggttttctttttgcttgaaCATTATGTGCTAAATTTTGTGAAAAGAGacgaactgggggtggggggttgtctttttaaatattatggcCTCGACACAAAAATTCACACCCTGGACTTCTAAGTCAGGAGACATCAGCAGATAAAATCAGGTCTCCTAGGGCTGCATCCTGTCTACCAGGTGGCTGTGGCTTTTCTGCAATAATACCCTGACAGATGATAAGTAACGCAAGTGAAACTCTAGGACGTGTGTTCACTAGGTAAGCTGTGGAGAGTGAGTGTGCTTATGTGGTATTTATATTAGCTGGTGAATCAAGGCACTTGAGGACTCAGCAAATCAAAGAGTATCATTTCCTGTGGTCAGTCTCTCACAATAATTAAGCCCAAGCATTATGCTACACACCCTGAACTTCTATAAGGCTGTATGTCAGTTAcatcttaaaaaactggaaaacaatacagataaacaacaaaaaaatagaataaatgttCCACTgcataacaaaagagaaaaaagaggctATCACAGGAGGCAGGGCAGTGAGCAAGCCTCACCACGGTCACCTGAATGAGTGTCATGCTTGGCAGAAGGCAGGCAACACGACTGCCGGGTTGCGCCTCGGCAGTGGCCTGGACCAGCAGGTCCTGGGGGGCGGTCAGACTGGGGCCGCCCACCCCACTCCAGGCCCAAAGGGCTCACCTAACGTCCGAGGACTCGCTGTCCACGTCCGACAGCTCCAGCAGGTCCTCGGAGCTGCCCTCCTCGTCAGAGAAGGCCCTCCTGACCTTGGGCTGCAGCATGTCCTGCGTAATCTTGTTCCTGGCGGCCATGCTGCGCAGGTCCTCCTCGCTGCGCCTCTTGTCTGGGTGCTGCAGCAGGTACGCCTCCACCAGGTTGTTGAGGATGTGGTTTTTACAGATGCGCTCGACCGGACAGCGGCAGGTGGGGCACAGGGCAGAGCGCTCCATCCAGCCCGAGTAGCAGGCAGCGCAGAAGGTGTGCATGCAGGGCTGCAGGCTAAGGGCACACGACGGGTTTCAGAGGCCTGGGGGCACTCGTGGGCGAAGGTCTCCCCAGCAAGTACAGCAGCCCCTCGGATGCCAAGGCCCCAGGGGCACGGCTGGCCTGGGGCGTGAGGAGCAAGGACCCAGGGTCATGCTGCATCTTTcctcggaggaggaaatggccctGCTCAGACTGAGGTTCgggtgcaaaacagaaaaatgagcCAACTGCCCATCCCCAGCCCTCATGCTCTTTTGCCTCAGCAGGGCCTCGAGGCTGTGCTTCCTGGGCATTCCATCCACACCATGTGTGAGGTCTGCTGCTGGGGGGCCTGCATCCTCAGCTGATGCTGGGGGAAGTCACCTGCCTTCCAAAACCCGCCGGAGAAATAGTCCCTGCGCAAAAACATGGCACCCACCTCAACTGCTCTAACTCTGAGCCTGTCAACTACAAGaagctagagaaaaaaaaaagaaactagaggtCACATGGCACCCTAGGGAGGACCAGGGAGGAAGAGTGGAGACACAGGGTGTGGGTGGAAAGGACACGCATTTCAGCTGAACTTCAGACAGATTAATTCCAAGTTCCCACAGGGAAGCAAGGAGTGATCTCCATTCTGGGAGGCTTGCTCCATGCTAACCACCAAGCTTCCTTTGCCAGGAGATACCGAGCCCTCGGtgcagctctcctgctcctcctgaGGCCAACCCGAGGTCAGAGCCACCACACCTCAgtctctcaggctcctctgtagcTTCAGTCAATGGCCCGGTTTCTGGCTTGTCGGCCATACAAGGAAAATGTCTATGGCACCCTCAGGGGGTGCAGCCCCTGACCTGACCCTAAGGTCCGCCCCACCCTTGGCTTCCCACAGGACCCCACTTGGGCGCACCTCACACAGTCATGCAGCAGGTCCTGGCAGATAATGCACGTGAGTGTCTCCTCCATCTTGTCTGGCTTCATGGCCTCAGCTCTGACGTCGAGGGCAGAGGGAGGGTCTCTGCCAGGGTCTGTGACCAGTATGGGCAGGTTAAGGTCTGGCTCCCCATCTGCAAGGGAAGGGATACATTCTGACCGTCATGACCATGGAGGCAACACGTCTCTTGGATTTATAGATGTCTTAAACTGTGGACAGAAGACCCCGTCCTCCGTGTATTTCAAAGGGCATTTTTAAGAAGGTTCAAAATAAGTCTCATAATTTGGtatatttaagttttgttttacAACAGTTAATAGCATAAGAAGACACTCAGGATACATAGGTAAGAGAAAAGGCCAGTTGTCAAATAGCATTTGTGTATGAAGTCATTTttgcttcaataaaaaaacatatgcatatatgcatacagCAAAGTGCTGGAGAATACAGACCATCAGACGTTACCAGGAgcactgataaacctatttgcagggcaggaatagagacagagGCCTAgagagacttgtggacacagttggggaaggagaggtAGGGCGAACTGGGAGAGTAGCTTTGATGTATTTTACAtgttaccatatataaaataaatagctaatgggaagctgctatgtagcatggggagctcagctgggtgctTCAGTGGTGACCCAGATgggtgggacggggtggggggtgagtaagaaggaggctcaagagggatgGGATGTATGTACATAAATAGCCGATGCACATTGCTGCATAGCTGATACCAACATaatgtaaagcaaccatactccaattaaaaaataattaaattttaaaaatgttaccaggagcttaaaatctttttttttgctggtgtgtgttaatttttctatatcacagaataatttttaatttattagagaaacatgatttaaaaagtcaaatatttaaaagaaaacaaaagcagcagCCCTCTGCCCCAGCCTCTGCTCACCTTCACCATCCCCACCTCCTCTGAGGAAAGGGCTTTCTTTCTTCCTAATAGTGTCTTTTAGCTGTTTCTTTTGTTCCCAGCCTCTGTGTTTCTGGACTGTCACGCTACATTTAGGCTGAAGATTTTAGGTATCATCTCCTGATATCCATTAAAACAGAGAAGGATTTTGCCCTCTGAGTAGCCTTCCCAATATTATTCTAACACAATTATTGGCTCAGTATATTGTATGTATATTATTATGCTTAAATAGTCTGTTCAGTCAAACAGCATATTAgaattttcttatataatttttcatttctgataattAAAAATGGCTTCATTTTTACATACTTGTTTACGTATCTGTTGCCAACTGTTGGACTGgattctgtgggcaagaatcccttagaagaaatggagtagccatcatagtcaacaagagagtccaaaatgcagtacgtggatgcaatctcaaaaacgacagaaggatctctgttcgtttccaaggcaaaccattgatatcacagtaatccaagtctatgccttgaccagtaatgctgaagaagctgaaattgaacggttctatgaagacctacaagattgtttagaactaacacccaaaaaagatgtccttttcatgatagggaactggaatgcaaaagtaggaagtcaggaaacaggaaacaggcaacctggagtaacaggcaaatttggccttggagtacagaaggaagcagggcaaagactaataagagttttgccaagagaacgcactggtcatagcaaacaccctcttccaataccacaagagaagactctacacatggacatcaccagatggtcaacaccgaaatcagactgattatatgctttgcagccaaagatggagaagctctatagtgtcagcaaaaacaagaccgggagctgactgtggctcagatcatgatctccttattgccaaattcagacttatattgaagaaagcagggaaaaccaccagactaTTCAggtaggtatgacctaaatcaaatcccttaggattatacagtggaagtgacaaatagattcaagggattagatctgatagacagggtgcctgaagaactatggatggaggttagtgacactgtacaggaggcaggaatcaagatcatcccccaaaaaaagaaatgcacaaaagcaaaatgtttgtctgaggaggccttacaaatagctgtgaaaagaagagaagccaaaagcaaaggagaaaaggaaagatatgtccatctgaatgcagagttccagagaagagcaaggagagatgagaaagctttcctcagtgatcagtgcaaagaaatagaggaaaacaacagaatgggaaagaccagagatttcttcaagaaaattagagataccaagggaacatttcatgcaaagatgggcataataaaggacagaaatggtttggacctaacagaagcagaagatattaagaagaggtggcaagaatacacagaagaactatataaaaaagatcttaatgactcagataaccatgatgatatgatcactcacctagaaccagatatcctggaatgcgaaatcaagtgggccttagaaagcatcactacgaacaaagctagtggaggtgatggaattccagttgagctatttcaaatcctgaaagatgatgctgtgaaagtgctgcactcaatatgtcagcaaatttggaaaactcagcagtggccacaggcctggaaaaggtcagttttcattccaatcccaaagaaaggcaatgccaaagaatgttcaaactaccgcacaattgcactcatcgcacatgctagcaaagtaacgctcaaaattctccaagccaggtttcaacagtacgtgaaccgtgaacttccagatgttcaagcttgatttagaaaaggcaaaggaaccagaaatcaaattgccaacatccattggatcatcgaaaaagcaagggagttctagaaaaacatctatttctgctttattgactatgccaaagcctttgactgtgtggatgacaacaaactgtggaaaattcttaaagagatgggagtaccagaccacctgaccttcctcttgagaaatctatatgtaggttaggaagcagcagttagaactggacatggaacaacagattggttccaaatcaggaaaggagtacatcaaggctgtacattgtcatgctgcttatttaacttatatgcagaatacattgtgagaattgctgggctggatgaagcacaagctggaatcaagattgccgggagaaatatcaataatctcagatatgcagatgacaccactcttatggcagaaagtaatgAAGAactaagcctcttgatgaaagtgaaagaggagactgaacaagttggcttaaaagtcaacattcagaaaactgagatcatggcatctggtcccatcacttcatggcaaatagatggggaaacagtgagagacatctttgggggggctccaaaatcacggcagattgtgactgcagccatgaaattaaaagatgcttactctttggaaggaaagttatgaccaacctagacagcatattaaaaagcagagacattactttgccagcaaaggtccatctagtcaaagctatggattttccagtagtcatgtatggatgtgacagttggactaaaaagaaagctgagcaccgaagaattgattgttttgaactgtggtgttggagaagacttgagagtcgcttggactacaaggagatccatccagtccatcctaaaggaaatcagtcctgaatattcattggaaggactgatactgaagctgaaacttcaattctttggccagctgatgtgaagaactgactcatctgaaaagactgtgatgctgggaaagatcgaaggtgggaggaggagaggacgacagaggataagatggttggatggcatcactgactcaatggacatgaatttgagtaaactctgggagttggtgatggacagggaagcctggtatgctgcaatccatggggttgcaaagagtcagacatgactgagtgactgaactgaactgaattgaatgtatCTGTTGCCAATTCATTCCACAGCTTCCCAGGCCAATCAACTCATTTTCCACTCAATACACTAGACAATACAGTTTCTTTCTAAGGCCCATCCTCCTTCCCATCACACTGCTCCAATTCACGGGCGGCCCTCAGGTCTGCCTTACAACTACTGTCTTACCAACTACATTCCCAAACATTTTTTACAATCTTTTTAACTTTGGCTTTTAAAGCATAGATTTTTCTCTAAACTGTCTTTAATGTGAAGTTTCAAACTATCACTTAAAGATAACATACTCTTAAAAATTGGCTGTTGTATCAGGACAGAGTCGCAACTCAAGAATACAgtttccaggggcttccctggtaactcagtggtaaaaaatccgcctgctaatgcaggagacatgggttcagttgctgatctgggaagacccctcATACCACATAACAGCTAAGCCCGTGCaacacaactaccgagcctgtgctctggagcctcaGAGCCACAGTGACTGAAGCCCGCAAGCCCCAGAGGCTGAGCtcggcaatgagaagccaccacagtgagaagcccacacatgtcactagagagtagccctgcttgctgtaactagagaaaagcctgtgcagcaacgaagacccagcaaagccagaaAAGAAAAGTATGCTGTTTGCAGACTGATAGCATACCCTGACAGTAAACACAATTCAATCCCAATGGTACAAACAGGAAACAAAGGGCCCAGGCTGCCATCTGCTGTCAGCCTAAGACAGCATCCTCAGGCTTTGGCAGACAGTGGGGCCTCAACAGGTGCAGATCAGATGGTCCTGCTGGGGCCCTGAGGTTACATGAAACCTCAAGATTCTGACCTGCTTTTACTCTCTTCTTAACAGGCTCCAAATCGTCCTGATCCTGGGGTTCcgaaagagaaaaggaagcccCCTCTCTGTCTGGGAGAGTCGAAGGGAAGCTGGAGATTTCATCACTTGTCACAGATGGACCACACCCCTTTGGAGAGACGTCTGCACCTCTGGAGCCTGTGAGAGGGACAAACAAGAAAGTCTGATTCACCTGCCTCAGAAGAAGAGACAGCAGATCGAAGTGTCACTGATTCGAACGAGGCGCAGGTGACACAAGATGCTGTTAAAAAACCAGAAAACTGGAAGGGTTCATTCTATGAGATTTTTACAGTATATGAATTACATAACCTGTAAAAAGTACCACACTGCTATAGTCCCCTATCCCCAGGCTTTCTCTTGAGGATGGAGCAAGACGGTAACTGCTGCAGAAACCTTACTACTGACAGTCTGATGCCTGACGCCACCTCTGAACTCCTCAGAGGCTTGTCTGTCTCTGTAACAACACAGGGCAGGACTAGTGAATAGAAAGCACTGTAGCTACCGCCCCGAGACCCCCATTCTCACTGGAGCTGGAGGGAGGCCCTCGGCCTGCAGAGGTGGGCTCCATGGAAGAGGTAGAGGCCGTGGGGAAGAGGTCCGACGTGGACGTTGATGGCTGTGGTTCCTCAAAGCACACCTGAGTGGCGGGAGACGACAGCAGGACCTGGGGATCCTGAGGATCGTCACCTCGCGCTGCACCTGAGGTATCTTTGGTCACGtggaacacattttctttattagcTTCTGTGAgcacagaaggagcaggaggaaaaTACAGTCAGGGCACAGATGGGCACCACCGCCTCAGGCAAGCTATTCCTGTTGACGGAGACAGTCAACACACGGACCAACTTTACACACACCCACTCCTCTTGGAAAATCCCACTTACCAAAGGAGTCTTGTGTTACACCTTGCTTTTCACTTAGAGATTCGTAGAGGTATGCCACGTCTAAAAGAAATTAACCAAATCAGAGCACTGTCAGTCATATGCCAGGTGAGAACTCACATTTCTCTTCTGTTCCCTCCCATTACCTCACAGTCACTTTGTCCTTGTCGACTATTTTGACTTCTCAGCTAGTAACCACAGCTGCCAGTTTAAGGGAATTTAAAGCAAGTGATCCCAAACATCTGAaccaaagccaaaataaacaagccTCAAGAAACTCATCTGGCATGAAGAGGCTGACTAAGGGAAGCAGAGCAGCAAGGAGGGATGAGTCTATGCCTCGCTTATGTCAAACCACCAGAAGCAGACACGATATCCTTCTGTGTGGCCACAGGTGGGTTTGACTATGCTGAGGACAACCTGGGGAACACCCGCCCCCTTCTTCCTATTTTGGGGGCACCATGTGAAGGACTTCCCTAATTCTGTCCTGCATCATTCTTCTTCCACAAACACAAACGTGGGTGCTCAGATCAGGACAAGCTCCAGTAGAATGCTGTCTGACCTCTGCTGTCTACTATCAAGTGTCCCAAAGCAGAGCCATCTGTGGCCTCCAGTCCCCATTCTAGGTCTTGTTCTCAATTTAGGCGTCTTTTTCTGCCAGCTCACCTCTCCCCATTCACTCACTTCTCCTTGGCTACCATTTTGAGACCCGTGGCTCATGACCACGGTGGCATTTGTGAAGAATGGCTGGGGCTCAGAAACTGCAAGGCCAACACTCCCATTCTTCAACAGACACTACCCATACCAAGAATCCACATAAACACAAAAGGGATGCAGGGAAGCTAACATTCCTTCAGGAAATACTGGCTTCAATAAGCCTCTTCCCACAGTGCTTTCCAGCTGTCGCAGGGCCCCGGCCACACCTCACCTGTGGGTCCAGCCCAGGAAGCCCCCCTCTTACTGTGTTCTGGCTCATTCTTCCTGTACACCAAGTAGATGACATCCCCAGTCTGTAAAGGGCAAGTTTGCTTCTTAACAACCTTCAGCTTGTTAATGACAGTTCCATTGGCACTGTAAGGGCAACAAGATGGAATTTATCTTACTTAAAATAACTTGGAGTTAAAAGTTTCCTTTTCTACAACCAGTAGGAAAGCAGTTCaatattaccttttttttttttttaatttcagtaagttTTTTGGCGGTGGTGCACAGCACACGGGAtctcattccccaaccagggactgaactgacaCCCCTGGCACCGGAAGTGTGGAgacttaatcactgggccaccagggaagtccctaccacTTTGAAAATGATAAATACCCATAGGAATAATATAAACATTTGTGCCACCTTACAGTTCTCTCAAGAAAAACCTTGCCTGTTGCTCTGTCACTCACAGCCAAATGTCGTCGTCAAGTGTTTGAACGTCTCTACTGTTCCAAACTCATGTTCTCCTCCTGGTGAAGCCCTAGAATCCACCAGCAGCAGGTGCTTTGACTTCCAGCTTCTCTTCTGCTTCCGCACCAGACTCCGTCCACAGACCTACCCCTCGCTCCAGCAGCCTCAGCCCCTCAGTTCATTCCTCACATGAGCACCGATGCCCACCATGAGACAAGCtctgcgtgctaagtcgtttcaattgtgtccgactctgtacaaccttgtagactgcagcctgccaggctcctctgtccatgggatttcccaggcaagaatactggagtgggttgccatgccttcctccaggggatcttcatgacccagggatcaaactcatatctcttatgtctcctgcactggcaggcaggttctttaccactagtgccacctgggaagccctgagacagGCTCTGGGCAGAAGCAAATCAACACACAACTACCGACGACAGGACAACAGCGTGCTTCCTGCACTCGGGAGGCCACTCCAGTTCATCGGGGAccatgggccttccctggtggtctagtggttgagagtCCGCTgtgaatgcaggggacacaggttgtatccctggtccaggaagattccgcgtgccacggggcaactaagcctgtgtaccacaactactgagcccggtCTCTacagtctgtgtgccacaacgatAGAAGCGGAGGagccccatgctccacaacaaaagaagccactgcaatgagaagcccacacacagtaaggaagagtagcccccacttgccacaactagaggaagcctggtacagcaacaaagacccagcagagtctaaaataagtgaataaatatttaaaaaaaaaaaatcagggaccaccctgctgggtgggagGGCAGCGGGTACTACTGGGAGAGACAGAAGCCTGAGTCAGACGGGACAGGCGGGGCCTCCCTGAGGAGGGCCTCCTGAGTGGACAGAGGCTAGACTGCCACTGAGGGGAAGAGCACCCCTGAGCAGCCTCCTCCCCCTTAGCCAACTGTGGGCACTCACTCCCTGGCTGCACTCTTAAGGCCCCCAGGGAGGAAGAGGCTCTAGCCTGGCCTCCGAGCAGGCTTCCACTACCCTAGATTTCTGTTtagggccagacagtaaatagTGCGGGCGGTGCTGTCACACCGTCTCTCTTCCGAGTCCTCAGCAGCTAGCAGGGTCCCCGGAAGGCTGGGCTGCCTTCCCAGTAAAAGCCCACTTACAGAGACCCGCAAAGCTTTCTCAGCACGGCCACGGCTctgctgccaggctcttctcaaGATCCACCCTCAAGCTCCTTTTAACCCAAAAGCCTGATTTCACTTTTCTGCTTAAAAAGTGAAaggtaagtcactcagtcgtgtccgactcagcgaccccatggactgtagcctacaggctcctctgtccgtgggattttccaggcaagaatactggagtgggttgccatttccttctccaaggggtgcTTAATCCCCTTAGTGACTCCTTACTGTTCTCAGGCTAACGTCTGGTCTCTCCAGCATGGACATCGGGGTCTTCCTGCTGGTGCTTCTGGGCCTCTGCAGCTGCTGTTCCTTCTGCATGGAACACCCCTGACCCTCCAGCCACCTCGGCCAAGGGAGGCAGTGGCTTCTGGAAGCGGGGACAGAAGACAGCTTCCctctagagcctccagaaagagCTGACACCAATGAGACCTGAGGTGGACTTTGGGCCCCCAGGCCTATAAGATCccagatttctgttgttttcagctACTGAGCTTTTGGTTATTACAACAGTATAATAGCATAATCCcattaatacaaaataaatgtgtATACATTTTCAGTGGGTGAGTGCAATTTGGAAAGCTTTTCACTTTTACACACTACTTATGTGGTGTAATAGTAAAAAAGAAAGggatacttcactctgtataatgggctccagtttcatccatctcattagaactgattcaaaaacTTCTTGATTTGGGGAAGTCTAACTTGCATATGTTTGTAAACACCCAAAATGTATCACTCCCTTTTAAGTCTTAGTTCTGAGACATTTTTGCTTTAATCTGAAAATATTCAAGAACTGTCACAGGTACCAGTGTCACTAAGTAGCCCATCCTAGAAACCAGAAAATATATCTCCCAATACCCAGAGACCCGAGCAGTCTTCTGAGCTATAGAAAGTGGGCCTATGTCTCTTCTCTGCAGTCACTGGCTAAAGTTGCCTTCCTGAAGCTACaagaggaaataggaaagaaGTTCAGAAAGAGCTTACCTGGTATCTTCCAGTGATACCTGACCAGATTTTTCATCCACTGTAATTTTACAGTGATCTCCAGAGACCAATTTATTGCCAGGGAATGAAAGGTCACAACCTAAAACAGAGAGGGAGGTGTGCAGAGAAGGGGAATACAATTGTGGGTACTGGGCAAAACACTACACTTGGTTTAGTGATATCATACGACCAGAAGTCAAGACCCACTAAGTCAAGACCCACAAAACATTTAAGTGTTAATCCAAAGGGAAAAGGGCCTATGTCTTGAACCTTTCTGCTTCCTCATTACCCAGAGGATATACCCCATCAACACCTCTAGCTACACATCAACTGCTTCATGGTGATGTTTTTACAATATGCACATGTATGCAGACAACCTGATAAGTATTATAGAACTTTAAGAAAAACCTAAGGGGCTTATTAAATATCTTCAGTATCGTAGTCCTGAATTTCTTCTGTGTAATCTAAGGTTTCATAAATGGTCACAAAATTGAAGCAGTGACGGAGTAACAAAaaatatgactgagtgagttATCACAGGCACACGTACatgtttaagaaaatttaaaacaaaacggGGATGTATCTATAGCTGAATACAATCACTGTATTCTCATTAAATCCAAGGGGGAAACCCTCAAATACTTTGTTCTCTcctaaaatcaaaagaataaatgCTTTCAGGAGTGTTTTAATACCAAGTCACTAATCTGCCTATGATAGGTTTGCACCATAGCTACTAAggtttatagtagctttattttattgtttttggggCCATGCCCTGCAATTggtaggatcttaattcctcaaccTGGGATTGAATCTGCACCTTCAGTAGGAAAAGcacacagtcctaaccactggacagctagggaattccctacagtagctttatttttaataaccaaACATGGGAAGCAGTACAGTACAAGTATCCATCAACTGGTGATGAATTAATACACACACTGCAGAACACCACCCAGCAACAAAAAGGAACACACTTGATACACATAACTGCCAAGGATGAACCTCAAAAGCACC includes:
- the CHFR gene encoding E3 ubiquitin-protein ligase CHFR isoform X2, whose amino-acid sequence is MERPGEGEQPPQQQPWGRLLRLGAEEGEPHVLLRKREWTIGRRRGCDLSFPGNKLVSGDHCKITVDEKSGQVSLEDTSANGTVINKLKVVKKQTCPLQTGDVIYLVYRKNEPEHNVAYLYESLSEKQGVTQDSFEANKENVFHVTKDTSGAARGDDPQDPQVLLSSPATQVCFEEPQPSTSTSDLFPTASTSSMEPTSAGRGPPSSSSSRGADVSPKGCGPSVTSDEISSFPSTLPDREGASFSLSEPQDQDDLEPVKKRVKADGEPDLNLPILVTDPGRDPPSALDVRAEAMKPDKMEETLTCIICQDLLHDCVSLQPCMHTFCAACYSGWMERSALCPTCRCPVERICKNHILNNLVEAYLLQHPDKRRSEEDLRSMAARNKITQDMLQPKVRRAFSDEEGSSEDLLELSDVDSESSDVSQPSIVCRQCPEYRRQAGQPLPYPGPGSEPGAPQAPGDAPSTSANVTAAQDYVCALQGSHAICTCCFQPMPDRRAERERDPRIAPQQCAICLQPFCHLYWGCARTGCLGCLAPFCELNLGDRCLDGVLSNNNYESDVLKNYLATRGLTWKNMLIESLGALQRGVFLLSDYRITGNTVLCYCCGLRSFRELTYQYRQNIPASELPVAVTSRPDCYWGRNCRTQVKAHHAMKFNHICEQTRFKN